A window from Vidua macroura isolate BioBank_ID:100142 chromosome 20, ASM2450914v1, whole genome shotgun sequence encodes these proteins:
- the LOC128817118 gene encoding argininosuccinate lyase yields MAAEGDKMMAGRFVGSTDPIMEMLSASITVDQRLSEVDIQGSMAYAKALEKAGILSKTELEKILSGLEKISEEWSKGVFGVIQTDEDIHTANERRLKELIGDVAGKLHTGRSRNDQVVTDLKLLMKNSLSIISTHLLQLIKTLVERAAIEIDVILPGYTHLQKAQPIRWSQFLLSHAVALTRDSERLGEVKRRINVLPLGSGALAGNPLEIDRELLRSELDFASISLNSMDAVSERDFVVEFLSAATLLMIHLSKMAEDLIIYSTSEFGFLTLSDTYCSGSSLMPQKKNPDSLELIRSKAGRVFGRLAAILMVLKGLPSTYNKDLQEDKEAVFDVIDTLNAVLQVATGVISTLQINKENMEKALSPEILSSDLALYLVHKGMPFRQAHIAAGKAVHLAETKGITINNLSLEDLKSISPLFGSDVAQVFSVVSSVEQYTAAGGTAKSSVSAQIEQLRELLKRLKEQA; encoded by the exons ATGGCAGCCGAG GGGGACAAAATGATGGCAGGAAGGTTTGTGGGGAGCACAGATCCCATCATGGAGATGCTCAGCGCTTCCATTACTGTCGATCAGAGACTGTCTGAGGTGGACATCCAGGGGAGCATGGCTTATGCCAAAGCCTTGGAGAAGGCTGGAATCCTGTCCAAAACTGAGCTGGAAAAGATCCTGAGTGGCCTGGAAAAG ATCTCTGAGGAATGGTCCAAAGGAGTCTTTGGTGTGATCCAGACTGATGAGGATATCCACACTGCCAACGAGCGCAGGCTGAAG GAGCTGATTGGAGACGTGGCTGGGAAGTTGCACACTGGCAGAAGCAGGAATGATCAG GTTGTGACTGACCTGAAGCTGTTAATGAAGAATTCCCTCTCCATCATCTCCACGCACCTTCTGCAGCTCATTAAGACCCTGGTGGAACGTGCTGCCAT AGAAATCGATGTGATCCTGCCTGGCTACACCCACCTGCAGAAAGCTCAGCCCATCCGATGGAGCCAGTTCTTGCTCAG cCATGCTGTTGCTCTGACCCGCGATTCTGAGCGCCTGGGAGAGGTGAAGAGGAGGATCAATGTCTTGCCTTTGGGAAG TGGAGCTCTGGCTGGAAACCCCCTGGAAATCGATAGAGAGCTGCTGCGCAGTG AGCTGGACTTTGCTTCCATCAGCCTGAACAGCATGGATGCCGTCAGCGAGAGGGACTTTGTGG tGGAATTCCTCTCTGCTGCCACCCTGCTGATGATCCACCTCAGCAAGATGGCTGAGGATCTCATCATCTACAGCACCAGCGAGTTTGGCTTCCTGACCCTCTCTGATACCTACTG ctctggcagcagcctgaTGCCTCAGAAGAAGAATCCCGACAGTCTGGAGCTGATCCGCAGCAAAGCCGGGCGAGTGTTTGGACGG TTGGCTGCAATTCTCATGGTCCTCAAAGGACTCCCAAGCACCTACAACAAGGACCTGCAG GAGGACAAGGAGGCTGTTTTTGATGTCATAGACACCCTGAATGCTGTGCTCCAGGTTGCCACGGGAGTGATTTCCACCCTCCAG ATCAACAAGGAGAACATGGAGAAGGCACTGAGCCCTGAGATCCTGTCATCTGACCTGGCTCTCTACTTGGTTCATAAAGGA ATGCCCTTCAGACAAGCCCACATTGCTGCTGGCAAGGCCGTCCACCTCGCCGAGACCAAAGGCATCACCATCAACAATCTCAGCCTGGAGGACCTGAAGAGCATCAG ccccctgtTTGGCAGCGACGTGGCGCAGGTGTTCAGCGTGGTGAGCAGCGTGGAGCAGTACACGGCCGCGGGCGGCACCGCCAAGAGCAGCGTGTCCGCCCAGATCGAGCAGCTGCGGGAGCTGCTCAAGAGGCTCAAGGAACAGGCTTAG